The Bacteroidota bacterium genome has a segment encoding these proteins:
- the sbnA gene encoding 2,3-diaminopropionate biosynthesis protein SbnA: MRPVPKRAPDLVTRLEQLRKILRPTPHVPLTMEGMRLFAKLEYTNPVGSVKDRSAYWILKRAAERGEISEETTVIESSSGNFACALAAYTHLLGLKFIPVIDPNISGTYEAFLRRLCPRVVKVEERDDTGGFLKTRLDMVKRLCASIPDSFWTNQYGNPDAMEAHYELTAGEICAEFDSLDYAFIGVSTAGTIAGMSRRLKLRYPSIRIIAVDAAGSVIFGDTPAKRHIPGVGSSIVPPLLSHAVIDDVVLVPERETVEACRELLMTHGLLVGGSSGTAYAAIKRYRWRMHNGKLPTVLFLCADRGTAYLDTVFNPSWAAQL, from the coding sequence ATCCGCCCGGTACCCAAAAGGGCCCCCGATCTGGTTACCCGCCTAGAGCAGCTCCGCAAAATACTGCGGCCCACGCCTCATGTGCCGCTCACCATGGAGGGGATGCGGCTCTTCGCGAAACTTGAATACACCAATCCCGTCGGAAGTGTCAAGGACCGTTCGGCCTACTGGATTCTTAAGCGGGCTGCCGAGAGGGGAGAGATCTCCGAAGAGACCACGGTGATAGAGTCCTCCTCCGGGAATTTCGCCTGCGCCCTTGCCGCCTACACGCACCTGCTGGGGCTCAAGTTCATACCGGTAATCGATCCGAACATTTCCGGAACGTATGAAGCGTTCCTTCGCCGTCTCTGTCCGCGGGTGGTGAAGGTTGAGGAGCGCGACGACACCGGAGGGTTTCTCAAGACCCGGCTGGATATGGTGAAGCGGCTGTGCGCCAGTATACCGGATTCCTTTTGGACCAACCAGTATGGGAACCCGGACGCTATGGAAGCGCATTACGAGCTCACCGCGGGGGAGATATGCGCTGAGTTCGATTCGCTCGACTACGCCTTCATCGGCGTGAGCACTGCGGGAACCATCGCGGGTATGTCCCGACGGCTCAAACTGCGCTATCCCTCCATCCGGATCATCGCCGTTGACGCGGCGGGATCTGTCATTTTCGGTGACACGCCCGCGAAGCGCCATATTCCCGGCGTCGGCTCGAGCATCGTCCCCCCGTTGTTATCTCATGCCGTCATCGACGACGTGGTGCTGGTGCCTGAGCGGGAAACTGTGGAAGCGTGCCGCGAGCTGCTCATGACCCATGGACTCCTGGTGGGCGGGTCGAGCGGGACGGCCTACGCTGCGATCAAACGATACAGATGGCGGATGCATAACGGGAAGCTCCCGACGGTCCTGTTCCTGTGCGCTGACCGTGGAACGGCATACCTTGATACGGTATTCAACCCGTCGTGGGCAGCCCAACTTTGA
- a CDS encoding Pls/PosA family non-ribosomal peptide synthetase, with translation MRTAVEEHLPDEATDVETGFAELLAEVLKLDRVSVDSNFFCDLGADSLVMAHFCARVRKRGGLPSISMKDVYAHPTISGLAAAVAEATPAHPAGTPTAEAPDPPTPIVSREYVVAGALQALFYFGFSYLGVLAALGGYQSLVAGAAGAERIVRLVLFGGVVFLVVCTVPIAAKWLLVGRWEARKIRLWSLGYVRFWIVKTLIHSNPAPYLFVGSPLYGLYLRALGAKVGAGAVILSRRIPVCTDLLTIGAGTVIRREASLLCYRAQAGRIEIGPVTLGRNVFVGEMSVLDIDTAMGDGAQLGHSSALLRGQAVPAGERWHGSPALRTETNYLRIPPSPGGNGTVRRAVSGALTLIRILLIAAPLLELGLGILFAQVSSLVEMLDPGVHAGAGVLTASGLLIEAFAFSSVLFFGEMLVGLLAIGTVPRALRIFIKPDTVYPLYGFRYTLYRFTAALSRLRFYPMLFGDSSYIVHFLRWAGYRLTPFVQTGSNFGSEVTTSYPFLTSVGTGTMVADGLNVITDEISSSSFRLSQAAIGPRNFLGNYVTYPAGGRTGDNVLLGTKVMVPIDGKIREGVGLLGSPPFEIPRSVERDSRFDHLRTGEALRRGLAAKNRFNLWTIGIFLSTRWLGVFLIALIDLAALELFADAFGHAVMAAMFALSAVVAATYYALVERWFEALGPPPPAICSIYDRGFWWVERVWKLHPINFLHLFDGTPFKSILWRLIGVKFGRRVFDDGVFISEPTLTVIGDECVLNQQTIVQCDSQEDGTYKSGPIAIGSGCTIGVGAFVHYGVTMGDGAVLAADSFLMKGETIPPGARWGGNPAREI, from the coding sequence ATGAGAACGGCCGTTGAGGAGCATCTCCCGGACGAGGCGACGGACGTCGAGACTGGCTTCGCCGAGCTGCTCGCTGAAGTGCTGAAGCTCGATCGCGTCTCTGTGGATAGCAATTTCTTTTGTGACCTCGGGGCGGACTCGCTGGTCATGGCGCATTTCTGCGCGCGGGTGAGAAAGCGCGGCGGCCTGCCGTCGATCTCGATGAAAGACGTCTACGCGCATCCGACGATCAGCGGCCTCGCGGCGGCGGTCGCAGAAGCCACTCCCGCCCATCCCGCCGGCACCCCGACAGCGGAGGCGCCGGATCCACCTACACCTATCGTCTCGCGCGAGTACGTGGTAGCCGGTGCCCTGCAGGCCCTCTTCTACTTCGGGTTTTCGTATCTCGGCGTCCTCGCTGCCCTGGGGGGCTATCAATCGCTCGTCGCCGGAGCTGCGGGCGCCGAGCGGATAGTACGCCTCGTGCTCTTCGGCGGCGTGGTTTTCCTGGTCGTATGTACGGTGCCCATTGCGGCGAAATGGCTGCTGGTCGGCCGCTGGGAGGCGCGAAAGATTCGCCTCTGGAGCCTGGGGTACGTCCGCTTCTGGATCGTCAAGACACTGATTCATTCGAATCCAGCCCCCTACCTGTTTGTCGGCTCGCCGCTGTACGGTCTCTATCTGCGGGCGCTGGGCGCCAAAGTCGGCGCCGGGGCGGTGATCCTCTCGCGGCGCATCCCCGTCTGCACCGACCTGCTGACGATCGGCGCGGGAACGGTCATCCGCAGGGAGGCGAGCCTCCTCTGCTACCGGGCGCAGGCCGGCCGGATAGAGATCGGACCTGTGACTCTCGGCCGGAACGTTTTCGTGGGCGAGATGTCCGTCCTCGATATCGATACCGCAATGGGCGACGGAGCGCAGCTCGGTCATTCCTCCGCGCTCCTGCGCGGTCAGGCGGTGCCGGCCGGAGAGCGATGGCACGGATCCCCGGCGCTGCGCACGGAAACCAACTACTTGCGAATTCCGCCGTCTCCCGGGGGGAACGGCACGGTCCGACGGGCCGTTTCCGGCGCCCTCACGCTGATCAGAATCCTGTTAATCGCCGCCCCGCTCCTCGAGCTTGGCCTGGGGATTCTGTTTGCCCAGGTGTCTTCACTGGTCGAGATGCTCGACCCGGGCGTGCACGCCGGCGCCGGTGTTTTGACGGCGAGCGGACTCCTGATCGAGGCGTTTGCCTTCTCGTCCGTTCTCTTCTTCGGCGAGATGCTCGTCGGTCTCCTCGCCATCGGCACCGTCCCCCGCGCGTTGAGGATCTTCATCAAGCCGGATACGGTCTATCCGCTTTATGGGTTCCGCTACACCCTCTACCGGTTCACCGCGGCTCTCAGCAGGCTGCGGTTCTATCCGATGCTCTTCGGTGACAGCTCCTACATCGTCCACTTTTTGAGGTGGGCCGGCTATCGCCTCACGCCCTTCGTGCAAACCGGATCGAATTTTGGCAGCGAAGTGACCACCTCGTACCCTTTCCTGACGTCCGTCGGTACCGGCACCATGGTCGCCGACGGCCTGAACGTGATCACCGATGAGATCTCGAGCTCGTCGTTCCGACTGTCGCAGGCGGCGATAGGCCCCCGCAACTTCCTGGGCAATTACGTCACCTACCCCGCCGGCGGGAGGACGGGCGATAACGTCCTGCTCGGGACGAAGGTCATGGTCCCGATCGACGGCAAGATTCGGGAAGGGGTGGGCCTGCTCGGGTCGCCGCCTTTTGAGATTCCGCGGTCCGTCGAGCGCGACAGCCGCTTCGACCATCTGCGCACGGGCGAAGCGCTGCGCCGGGGCCTGGCCGCGAAGAACCGCTTCAACCTCTGGACGATCGGCATCTTTCTCTCCACGCGGTGGCTCGGTGTTTTCCTCATAGCGCTCATCGACCTTGCGGCCCTCGAGTTATTCGCCGACGCATTCGGCCATGCGGTCATGGCGGCGATGTTCGCCCTCAGCGCTGTGGTCGCCGCGACCTACTACGCGCTCGTGGAACGGTGGTTCGAGGCGCTCGGCCCGCCACCGCCGGCCATCTGTTCGATCTATGACCGGGGTTTTTGGTGGGTTGAGCGCGTCTGGAAGCTGCACCCGATCAACTTCCTTCACCTCTTCGATGGCACGCCGTTCAAGAGCATTCTCTGGCGTCTGATAGGTGTGAAGTTCGGCAGGAGGGTGTTCGACGACGGCGTCTTCATCTCCGAGCCGACGCTCACCGTCATCGGGGACGAGTGCGTGCTCAATCAGCAAACCATTGTCCAGTGTGATTCGCAGGAGGACGGCACCTATAAATCGGGCCCCATCGCGATTGGCTCCGGCTGCACCATCGGGGTGGGCGCGTTCGTGCACTACGGCGTGACGATGGGGGATGGCGCGGTGCTCGCGGCGGACTCCTTTCTGATGAAGGGGGAGACTATTCCGCCGGGAGCGCGGTGGGGTGGCAACCCGGCGAGGGAGATATAG
- a CDS encoding T9SS type A sorting domain-containing protein encodes MRTYFPILLVFVVTLGVFSSTASSQAYRLIDVQSYLATDLNDSDEVVTIDWPGGDLFVSSVWKDGSKQGLGTLYPGGSTEAYGINRAGQVVGSSWSPGNAGSRHAFRWQNGIMTDLGTLGGPYSEARDINDSGHVAGRSIISNDTGIFHGFVWEGGSMTDLGTLGIGSFGAAINNIGQIAGQSEVNDTLRHAFRWQNGSMSDLGTLGGNLSDARGINNLGQVVGSSTKIAASESYAFIASNGGMTDLGFLAAPDPFPGFSEAFSINDSTEVVGASSWVHSLQGNLNHAFVWRDGVMTDLNNVADTAGGWELIVATAVNNRGDILATAIRSGRQQAVLLKKSQSIVLTSPRGGERSVSGDQDTIRWLNGLPPGSNVILWYSINDGQSWRLIENAYPAVLGRYVWTIPDTTAAHARIKIESASNDTLFDESGPFVIKGYVLTKFSPTNEYLEYNSASDRWGFGNTPYEVWPLSWTNKFDYSGIDPYTGASYATGQPVTTEIFLNALSADHPDWISFVRTFGVTHCYQNVANSTYSPTAVLRWASVKGVWGGSCFGFAISNAIAFRYKFDFRNKYTRFPDYDIAYDVHSDTNTIPVINEVFTHQFGEPHQSNFDAVSSKTPNVTLRELKERLLSDEAAVHTFNIYNNHGSGAHSVLPYKVWKDPSFGSIYRIGVYDNAHNGVLNAEITIDTAGNGGNGTWEFPLWPGWGGDAGLVLADPSVLYLNNPTLPKHPPERSVTPFLLSPNTLEIHPISGAAIRVLDTLGGEIGYSDSVIHNTLPGAHPLMLLNGSASPPYGYRLPTNRYAITLSDFPGDKSHVFLSTGNRTFLFDRSGSSSTQTDHLTFDGSLSVSNPDTGSKTINLTDVVNKNNLGIGEYVWTIGSLPISMDDSVRIENLPADGLKLNMYGSDSRTYRLGLELDASTGSKRFRHDQVTLDGNSSHIIQPDWNAISPGSNLKILIDLGNDGTIDDSIFVQNEVTGVREGLAAGIPSEFKLYQNFPNPFNPRTIISYEIPTPTPVVLKVYDLFGREVATLVDGVQDAGFKSVQWDATGMASGVYFYRLSAGRFTQTRKLVLVR; translated from the coding sequence GTGAGAACTTATTTCCCGATTCTCCTTGTGTTCGTTGTTACGCTGGGAGTTTTCTCGTCAACGGCCTCTTCTCAGGCCTACAGGCTCATCGACGTGCAGTCGTACCTGGCGACCGACCTCAACGACTCGGACGAGGTCGTGACGATCGATTGGCCCGGCGGCGACCTTTTCGTTTCTTCGGTATGGAAGGACGGTTCCAAACAGGGTCTGGGGACCCTCTACCCGGGCGGCTCGACCGAGGCGTACGGTATCAACAGAGCCGGGCAGGTTGTTGGTTCTTCCTGGAGCCCCGGGAATGCGGGCAGCCGTCATGCCTTCCGGTGGCAGAACGGCATCATGACCGACCTTGGTACGCTCGGCGGACCGTACTCTGAGGCGCGGGATATCAACGATTCGGGACACGTTGCGGGGCGCTCAATCATAAGCAATGATACCGGTATCTTTCATGGTTTTGTATGGGAAGGCGGCTCGATGACAGATCTGGGCACGCTTGGAATTGGATCTTTCGGAGCAGCGATCAACAACATCGGGCAGATTGCCGGCCAATCTGAAGTCAATGACACTCTCAGGCACGCTTTCCGCTGGCAAAACGGAAGCATGTCTGACCTGGGCACGTTGGGAGGAAATCTATCCGACGCGCGCGGAATCAATAACCTCGGACAGGTTGTTGGAAGCTCCACAAAAATTGCAGCGTCGGAATCCTATGCCTTCATTGCGAGCAATGGGGGGATGACGGACCTTGGGTTCCTTGCTGCGCCCGATCCTTTTCCCGGTTTCTCCGAGGCGTTCTCGATTAACGACTCGACCGAAGTTGTCGGCGCCTCTTCGTGGGTTCATAGCCTTCAGGGAAATCTCAACCACGCCTTTGTTTGGAGAGATGGTGTCATGACCGACCTCAACAATGTCGCCGACACCGCCGGGGGATGGGAGCTTATCGTCGCGACAGCCGTCAATAATCGCGGGGACATCCTGGCAACCGCAATCCGCTCCGGCCGGCAACAAGCCGTTCTCCTGAAGAAATCGCAGAGTATCGTCCTGACCAGTCCACGGGGAGGCGAACGGTCGGTCAGCGGAGATCAGGATACTATTCGGTGGTTGAACGGGCTCCCGCCCGGTTCCAATGTCATCCTTTGGTATAGCATCAACGACGGGCAAAGCTGGCGACTGATTGAGAACGCCTATCCGGCGGTCCTGGGGCGATACGTCTGGACTATTCCCGATACAACGGCCGCTCATGCACGCATCAAAATCGAGTCTGCGTCAAACGATACCCTGTTCGACGAGAGCGGCCCCTTCGTGATAAAAGGATATGTCCTCACTAAATTCTCACCCACGAACGAATATCTCGAGTACAACTCCGCGTCCGACCGATGGGGGTTCGGGAATACCCCGTATGAAGTCTGGCCCCTCTCCTGGACGAACAAATTCGATTATTCGGGTATCGACCCTTATACCGGAGCAAGTTACGCGACGGGTCAGCCCGTCACGACCGAGATATTCCTGAACGCTCTCTCCGCGGATCACCCCGACTGGATTTCGTTTGTCCGAACCTTCGGGGTCACCCATTGTTACCAGAATGTCGCGAATTCTACCTACTCGCCCACCGCAGTCCTGAGATGGGCCAGCGTCAAAGGAGTGTGGGGCGGGTCGTGTTTTGGGTTCGCGATTTCCAACGCCATCGCTTTTCGTTACAAGTTCGATTTCAGAAACAAGTACACGCGGTTTCCTGATTATGACATTGCGTACGACGTCCACTCCGATACGAACACGATACCCGTCATCAATGAGGTCTTCACCCACCAGTTTGGCGAACCGCACCAGAGCAACTTCGACGCGGTCAGTTCCAAGACTCCGAATGTGACTCTGCGTGAATTGAAGGAACGCCTCTTAAGTGACGAAGCCGCGGTTCACACGTTCAACATCTATAACAATCATGGGAGTGGCGCTCACTCGGTTCTTCCGTATAAAGTCTGGAAGGACCCCTCCTTCGGGAGCATTTACCGCATTGGGGTTTATGATAATGCTCACAATGGCGTCCTCAATGCGGAAATCACAATTGATACGGCAGGGAACGGGGGTAATGGAACGTGGGAATTCCCGCTCTGGCCAGGGTGGGGAGGGGATGCAGGGTTAGTCCTCGCAGACCCGTCTGTGCTCTACCTGAACAATCCGACATTACCAAAGCATCCTCCGGAGCGTAGCGTAACCCCGTTTCTTCTTTCTCCAAACACTCTCGAGATCCACCCCATCTCCGGAGCGGCGATACGGGTACTCGACACGTTGGGAGGGGAGATTGGGTACTCCGACAGTGTCATTCATAATACCCTGCCCGGCGCCCATCCCCTGATGCTTCTCAACGGAAGCGCGTCGCCCCCGTATGGCTATCGACTTCCCACGAATAGATACGCGATTACTCTGAGCGATTTCCCGGGGGACAAATCGCATGTGTTTCTCTCGACCGGGAACAGAACATTCCTGTTCGATCGCTCCGGATCGAGCAGCACGCAGACGGACCATCTCACCTTCGACGGAAGTCTCTCCGTCTCAAATCCGGATACCGGATCGAAGACGATCAACCTGACGGATGTTGTCAACAAGAACAACCTTGGAATCGGGGAATATGTCTGGACAATCGGATCGCTGCCGATCTCCATGGACGACTCCGTACGAATTGAGAACCTTCCCGCCGACGGGCTCAAACTCAACATGTACGGTTCAGATTCGAGAACGTACAGGCTGGGACTCGAATTGGACGCGAGTACCGGGAGCAAACGCTTCAGGCATGACCAGGTGACATTGGACGGAAATTCGTCCCACATCATTCAGCCGGATTGGAATGCCATTTCTCCCGGGTCCAATTTGAAGATCCTGATCGATCTCGGGAATGACGGGACAATCGACGACTCGATCTTCGTCCAGAACGAAGTTACCGGGGTCCGGGAGGGCCTGGCGGCCGGCATCCCGTCGGAATTCAAGCTCTACCAGAATTTCCCGAACCCGTTCAACCCCCGAACGATCATCAGCTATGAGATTCCGACCCCAACGCCGGTCGTGCTTAAAGTATATGATCTCTTCGGGCGTGAAGTCGCAACACTTGTGGATGGGGTTCAGGATGCGGGGTTCAAGTCCGTTCAGTGGGATGCGACCGGTATGGCAAGCGGAGTCTATTTTTACCGGTTATCGGCTGGAAGGTTCACACAAACAAGGAAGCTCGTGTTGGTTCGGTAG
- the modA gene encoding molybdate ABC transporter substrate-binding protein, whose translation MAQPEPNAELTVFAAASLTEAFQTLGKTFGAGHPPVKIVFNFGGSQQLAQQIVQGARADLFAPASMKQMAIAIKAGLIDTTLLRVFARNRLVVILPRNNPAHLAGLKDLAKPGLKVVLADSSVPAGQYALQFLDRCSQSREPGPSFKRDVLRNVVSYEENVRAVLSKVRLDECDAGIVYSSDIARDTSREIRRIDIPDQLNIIAEYPIAIVRETRSPEVAKEFLEYILSDEGGRVLANFGFMVASRAGRR comes from the coding sequence GTGGCACAGCCTGAGCCGAATGCGGAATTAACCGTCTTCGCCGCCGCCTCCCTTACCGAAGCATTTCAAACGCTGGGAAAAACGTTCGGGGCCGGCCATCCTCCGGTGAAGATCGTGTTCAACTTCGGGGGTTCCCAACAGCTCGCGCAGCAAATCGTGCAAGGCGCGCGAGCCGATCTCTTCGCACCGGCAAGTATGAAGCAGATGGCCATCGCGATCAAAGCCGGCTTGATCGATACGACTCTCCTCAGAGTTTTTGCCCGCAACCGGCTCGTGGTCATCCTTCCGAGGAACAATCCGGCCCACCTCGCCGGCCTGAAAGACCTCGCGAAGCCGGGTCTCAAGGTAGTTCTGGCCGATTCGAGCGTGCCGGCCGGGCAGTACGCTCTCCAGTTCCTCGATCGTTGCTCGCAATCCAGGGAGCCTGGCCCTTCGTTTAAGCGGGACGTTCTCAGGAATGTCGTATCCTACGAAGAAAATGTGAGAGCGGTGCTGAGCAAAGTGAGGCTTGATGAATGCGATGCCGGAATCGTCTATTCCTCGGATATCGCCCGTGATACTTCGCGCGAGATACGCCGCATCGATATTCCTGATCAACTAAACATCATCGCAGAATACCCGATAGCGATCGTGCGCGAAACGCGGTCGCCCGAGGTTGCGAAAGAGTTTCTCGAGTACATTCTCTCCGATGAGGGGGGCCGGGTCCTCGCGAATTTCGGATTCATGGTAGCGAGCCGGGCCGGGAGGCGGTAA
- the sbnB gene encoding 2,3-diaminopropionate biosynthesis protein SbnB, giving the protein MEFPISIINGKTVSDVIRAHRAECIDVVRDAYLAHANNQTVNPDSHFLRFPDKPDCRIIALPAYLGDGVGVAGLKWIASFPENVRRGFPRASAVLVLNSYETGYPFAIIESSIISAARTAASAALAAYWMNGRERRARTLGIVGTGFIARYVYDFLVDTGWAIDNVRLCDALPSESEKFRNTACRPELHRTVRAVSEVTELLRESDMIVFTTVASAPHITDPALFGHNPLVLHISLRDLAPGILLRSQNVVDDVDHVMKANTSPHLTEQQTGNRAFVTGTLSDIILGHRSVNRERPIIFSPFGMGILDVAVGKWVYDQAVASGQDLRVTDFFYETAR; this is encoded by the coding sequence ATGGAATTCCCGATCTCGATCATCAATGGCAAGACAGTCTCCGATGTCATCCGCGCGCATCGCGCGGAGTGCATCGACGTCGTTCGGGATGCCTATCTCGCGCACGCCAACAATCAGACCGTCAATCCCGACAGCCATTTCCTCCGGTTCCCCGACAAGCCGGACTGCCGGATCATTGCGCTTCCGGCTTACCTGGGAGACGGGGTGGGCGTTGCAGGACTGAAGTGGATCGCCAGTTTTCCTGAGAACGTCCGGCGCGGCTTTCCGCGCGCTTCGGCGGTGCTCGTGCTTAATAGTTACGAGACCGGATACCCTTTTGCCATCATCGAAAGCTCGATCATCTCGGCTGCGCGCACGGCGGCATCGGCCGCTCTCGCCGCGTACTGGATGAATGGGCGGGAGCGCAGGGCTCGCACGCTGGGGATCGTGGGCACGGGATTTATCGCCCGGTACGTCTACGACTTCCTGGTTGATACGGGATGGGCGATCGATAACGTCCGCCTGTGCGACGCGTTGCCTTCCGAGAGCGAGAAATTTCGAAACACGGCGTGCCGCCCCGAGCTCCATCGCACGGTGAGGGCCGTTTCCGAAGTGACGGAGCTTCTCAGGGAGTCCGACATGATCGTCTTCACGACGGTCGCCTCCGCTCCTCACATCACCGATCCGGCGCTGTTCGGGCACAACCCGCTGGTCCTGCACATCTCGCTTCGCGATCTGGCCCCCGGAATCCTCCTCAGATCCCAGAACGTGGTCGACGATGTGGATCATGTCATGAAGGCAAATACTTCCCCGCATCTCACCGAGCAGCAGACCGGGAACCGGGCCTTCGTCACGGGCACTTTGAGCGACATCATCCTGGGTCACCGGTCGGTGAACCGGGAGCGGCCGATCATTTTTTCCCCCTTCGGTATGGGGATCCTGGATGTGGCGGTCGGCAAGTGGGTGTACGACCAGGCGGTCGCCTCAGGGCAAGACCTCCGGGTAACGGACTTTTTTTACGAGACTGCCCGATGA
- a CDS encoding ABC transporter permease — MPAKLNYRFSSMRARSWLLAGLSLPMVSFLLIPCLSLLLRLSPAGFLDSIQSGQVAEAITLSGVTTGIATIITVIAGTPVAYLLARRSFRGKSVVDTFIDLPILIPPSVAGIALLLAFGRRGLAGGVLSDMGIDIPFTQTAVILAQLFVAAPLYIKSARAGFSTVERELEQAAEIDGASPSQRFRLITVPLSIHALAGGTIMTWARALGEFGATIIFAGNFPGKTQTMPLAIYMGFEIDFRIAVTLALILLFLSFLVLLTVRKLLKERLAIL; from the coding sequence ATGCCGGCCAAATTGAATTACAGGTTTTCGAGCATGCGCGCCAGATCATGGCTGCTGGCCGGCCTTTCCCTCCCGATGGTTTCCTTCCTGCTGATTCCGTGCCTCAGCCTCCTGCTGCGACTCTCTCCCGCCGGCTTTCTGGATTCCATCCAGAGCGGTCAGGTCGCGGAGGCAATTACTCTCAGCGGGGTCACGACCGGGATTGCCACCATCATCACCGTGATCGCCGGGACGCCCGTCGCATACCTTTTGGCGCGACGAAGTTTTCGGGGCAAATCGGTCGTAGACACATTCATCGACTTGCCGATCCTCATCCCGCCCTCCGTGGCCGGTATTGCTCTTTTGCTGGCGTTCGGCAGGCGCGGACTGGCGGGCGGGGTTCTTTCGGATATGGGCATCGATATCCCATTCACACAAACAGCCGTCATCCTCGCCCAACTCTTCGTTGCGGCGCCGCTCTACATCAAATCCGCCCGCGCCGGGTTTTCCACCGTCGAGCGCGAACTTGAGCAAGCCGCTGAGATCGACGGGGCTTCCCCGTCGCAACGATTCCGATTGATCACTGTTCCGTTATCGATTCATGCGCTTGCCGGTGGGACGATCATGACCTGGGCGCGCGCGCTCGGCGAATTCGGGGCGACAATCATTTTTGCCGGCAACTTTCCGGGGAAGACTCAAACGATGCCTCTTGCCATCTACATGGGATTCGAAATCGATTTCAGAATCGCCGTCACCCTCGCGTTGATTCTGCTCTTCCTCTCCTTCCTCGTGCTTCTCACGGTCAGGAAACTCTTGAAGGAACGCCTCGCGATCCTCTGA